From the genome of Anopheles funestus chromosome 2RL, idAnoFuneDA-416_04, whole genome shotgun sequence:
ACTACGATGAaaatgcagccatgcatttaCAATCGTTGAAATAGATAAAAACGGCAGGGATCGTCAAATTTaaatactaaaacaaaaaacgtcgCATTTGGAAAAACATCCTCAATGCTTCTCTCAgctcaaataaacaaacacattttttacattcatcccaaaaaaaatccgggATCAATTTCCTGAAGGATCATCCACTTGAAattccaaaacaaatgcatttcCTATAcctttttcttatgtttttacTCTCTTCATACGACTTACTTAACATAAAGACTtgtgtaaatgtaaaaaattacattcgtttttttttcaaaattctatCCTTTCAGAAACGAAATCAACGAAATAGAGAAAACCCATCATCGGGGGGTAAAGCAAGACGAGTGGTTCCCTATAATAAACCCCAGAACGCACGTTTATTTTTAGAagaggtagaaaaaaaaataaataaatgtctaTAAATGTCTGTCTACAAGGTTACAACAGATAACGGTCGCAATATGAACATATGCAGTTCGAAATGATTTACATCAGCACAATAAATTGAACCATAAATCACCTTCATCTAACCCAAACACGAACCGAACAACATATTTTACGGCACGTTTTGtcacgtgcttttttttcaatcagcATTACAAAGTGAGTCCAATTCGTTTTACGCATGATCCATGAATAGATAGTCGATATAATCGTATTTGCTGTGCAATAAACTGCCAACACCCTCGTAATACCCGCTGATACGGATTGGGCGCCTCTTTCCTGCGAATGCAAACACGCGCACACGAAGGAAGGATAAAGCTTAAATGTAAAGTCGATACTTTCCACCACACATCTGTTTAGTGAGTTGCGCCCTACAGCGGCTTTATTGCATCGTTTTACCAATCGATTAGGGCGATTCCGCAAAGGGACGAAACCCACCGCCCTAACCCCGTCAATTGACCCATCCGGAACAGTAGCACGCCGGGACACGTGCGTTTTACCCCTGCGCCAATCAAATAACCCTCCTAATGCGCATTACGTATGTACGTTTGGCCAATTGTACTGTCCACCCGCGCCAGTATCGTATATCGGCCCACCCGATCGATTTACAGCGAAAGCGAACGATTAACTACCTCTGACCGATGTGCGGGAGGATAATCTCTCCATGGCAAAAGGGAAGGCGAGTTCTCGAAAAGAAAAGGTTATCAGAAACACCCTGTTACGAACTTGATCAGCTAATGAACGGGCTGTAGTTCCGTTTTGCACATGCACTCACTCACGCAGTAATTTATTACCAACCCAAAAGCACAGCGTCAGGGACAAGCGTTTTGCTCACTTTTCACGCTGTGCAACGCTTAAAATGCAACtaattttccctttctttccaaCGCATCCTCCCCACCACCCCAACATGATAACGCAGGACGCACTTTTGGCCTAAACCAAGCCGAGCCTCACGCAACGGGTGGTGAGTTTGTCACTGTGGCAGAACTGAGCCAAACCTTTCCTACTGCGGTCCGAAATCTCGAAAGAGATGGCATAATTTATCTATCCATCGACTGGCACTCGAATCTCCCAGTCGCATATCGTTCACAGGGAAATCGAATCTAGTCATATGGGGTTAAATGTAAGGAAGGTTGTTCCTCGCTTCTTCCCAATCTTGCCGACGAGCTAGGGGTGCGGATGATTTGCACGCAAAATCGTTCCCGGATCTATTCGCGCTAGACTCGATAATAAATTGACTGTCAGTCTGTTGGCGGGCTGCTTGAAGATGATGGCGGATGGGAAACGCAACTCTGGCTAAAAATAGTGCAACCATGCGTTTTGAGAGGATCGCCATCAGATGTCGGAAGTGACTGGAGCGCAAAAGGGAAATCGATCTCCGCTTAGTGATAGTTCTAATTTTAAAAagataagagagagagagtcagTCATGTCATGATAGTAACACCGGACTACTAACCATAAGGATTTATCACAACACCCCTACTCGAACTCTCCAATCTTAGCCTCACATTCAAGCTTGTTTGCATGTGGACAAACTAAAATGACTGTATGGAGTAGTTATGATATGACTCATCCATCGGAGTCTGAGGAGTTCTAACAATTTTACGTTAGTGAGATCTCGGACATGATCTATAGGTAAGCGCTTCACCCTGATTATCTGAGATTGATGGTGAATCTTACAGATCGTTGAGACTTTTCTATCCTGGAATTGTCATCCTTACAATCGTGGTAAACTTAGTCGATGATCCAACAAAATCTTATTACATCGTCAAGTTTACTGTCACGATATGCTGACTTATAGGAACTAGACATTTATGAACAGATGGCACGACTAAAGCAATTGCACTATCAAGTTCTTTGAAGATCTTCTGATCTCCTGCACTGTCGACTTCTCTAAGTATCTCTCAAAGTATCTCTAATCGTTTGCAACTATCTCTTCGACAAATAGGACAAGTCTTTCTTGATGTATTAGGGACTTCAAGCATCATTGTAGTTGCTGAAGCCTAATCTGTAATCCCTTTGAATATATGAAATGTCAAGGTTCATGCGAACTCAGTACTTCGTTTTCCAAATCTGCGACTCCATTGTTATTGAACAGGTCGGTCACTATTCCCTCAACTTGTGATAGAACTGGAACTTACTAAATTTGGTTATTTTTGAGTTAAAGAATAACTTCTCGGGTTTCGTATTAAACTAATCGCGAAAGGACCTCCCCATGCACATCACCAAAGTATTTCCTTTTCATCTACTACACTCAATAATCCACACCTTTGCAATCTCTACCAtcgaaaacaaattgcaaacaTTACATCGGCCGTTACtgaccacacacaaacagttgCGCGAGGTTTGCGGGTTTGATTAATGCATTGCCTCACGATACGCACGGTGCCGATCATCTCGCACCACGACGAACAACACACATATCGCTTTCTGCAGTACACTGCCCGCTGTCCCGGTTTCACATTCtaccgcacaaaaaaaaatacacagacAGGGCGTGTGCCAATGGCCTGCTGTAACCGTACGCACACGTTATCCACCTTCTCCTGTACGGCGCATGAGAGTCACCGTGATGGTGGAGCCTGGTAGTGTGATAGTGTTAGCAGCGCGTAATTGAATTACTAGTCGATAAATCGTTTCCCTTGCGGGCGCACTATTTGTCATACTGACCGAAACCGCCCTGTAACTGTGTGTAGGTAACCGGCACGCACAACCCGGTCTTGGTAAGTGTCTTTTTCGCTATTGCCTATTGCAAAAGCAATTTACCTTCCGGCATCTAAACGGCAAATCTCATTACCagccacccacacacacacacacaggaaaaggcgtgtgttgttatttaatttcgctttttttctctccctttacCGGCAAAGCAGTTGAAAGGTATGAACAAGGACCCCCCCCGGCGGACAGTACTGTCTCCAGTTTTGCGGTGGTTAATGTTCTAAAAATATGATACTCATAATTCTATTACGATAATATTTCCTTCCATTGCTTGTTCGTTGTGTAGAAGCTTCTCAAAAGGGTTGTGCCCGGGTGGAAGCCCGGTTTAAACACAACGATCCGAGGTAGATTATGTTCAACCCTTCGTTGACTTCGTCGCAGTAAATCTCATCATTCCGACTTGGGGCCAATGGCTTTTATCTTTGCGACTCTCCAGCAAACCTGATCGGTTTCATATTTTACAAGCCAGCTAAAATGATAAAGCAAAACACCCGCACAGTTATTATACGGCCCTACTGGACGCACCACTGATCAATCTTACCcctttttctttacctttcCACGCAGGTTTCCTAATTgtatttccttcccttttgaAAATAGAGAAATTAGTACAACGATTCTTAAATAGAGCGACTAATATTTAGGCCACACATTGTTACACCATGCCGCCATTCTTTGGCGCCCTGTAAAGCATAAAGCTCCCCCAGCTATCCTCGTGTTCCTGCCCTCACGAAATATGATAAAGAACGTGTGTCGGGGGGCATCGCCGACACAACGAAACCCAAACGGGAATGGGAGGCGGGAAGAATTCATTTTCGGTGCCGCCTaatgttgtttctttcttgcCGATTTATTTGACTGCTTTCAATGggtgaaattatgcaaatcaGTGACACCGTTGCGTGTTCATTTCCTTGGCTCacataataaaagaaaacatacaacatCGTAACAGCATGCGGCACGCGACAAATAGTGCTTCAAAAAGGGGTTGTTGAGTTTtctaaaataaactttttgtaAAGAACAACACACAAATGTATTTGAGACTCCGGGCGTCAGAAGTCAGAAAGACGTAAAGTTGCCTGTTTTCATACGCACACAACAAACGCTGTTAGATTTTATGCGCTCGAGTGACCTTTAAAAGTTTGATTTGTTCTTTTATCTAGCTTTCAGGGTTTGGTCGTTTCTTGTGGCAAGCAAAACCTTCTCTCATCTGTCCACCAGCTGTGCCGTTGCCTGATCCAGACGTTACTGCTGACCGTTTGCTGCTGATCGTACACACATTAAAAGCGTGCGATCGCGATTGTTTGTACCGCCGGATGTTGCGGGTGTTGTCTATAATAAGACAGCGTTCCATCGGTTGGTTTGATGTTCGCTTTTTATCGAACCGACGATAAATAATGCATCCGTACGTGGTTGCGATGGAATATTGCTGGGGTCCGTCACCAAAAACCTCGATCGTGATCATCGTGTATGATCATTCGTGGAATGGAGTTTAAATTTGGATTCCATTTTCTCTTCCTACACTTGCTTGATGTTTATCGAACGATGAGCAGCTTGGCTGCCATTTGTACTGgtgctttaaaaacaaacaatcagcTATGTTTTGTGCtcacaaaaaaggataaatgTAATCGATTAAACGCAGAATTCCTTTGCATTAACAAATAACATTACTAATCACCTtaataacacacaaaatcgtatttaaaaaatcattcaataaCACCAACATGTTTATTAGGCCATTTGCACCGAGGCGATTAAATGcaccagcagcacctgcaCTAATAGCGCCGATAGGaaaagtaacaaacaaaaccctacCCTATGAAACCCTTTTGCTTTACAGCGATATTGCACCTTTACCGACCATTACAACCAAATAcaggaaggaagaaaggaaGTAACACGTTTTATGCCATCGATGCTTTTTCGATTCAATTAGCCAACAACAAACATCGATGgagcattttttatttattatgccGCATTCCTTTAGAAAGAGGCCCCTCTGGTATGCGctcgataaaataaaactatcaaGAAGCGAGTTTTCGTTTAATAATTAAAGCCCAAAAGGCGATTGGTTTGAACAACgcaagaagttttttttaaattaaaattgtgtgttttgattcggttatatttattcaaaaaatacacattaaGAAATGGGGCCAACTGTGTCCTATTGCGTCACAATGCACAGCGGGGTTAAAATGCACCTATAGACGATGAAGCTGCAACGATGCACTCGTCAATGCACattctttgttatttttaacacaAAGACCATAGCCACAGATAATAGGAGCGTTCCTGGGCCTAGTTTCatgcatgtgtttgtgtgtgtgtatatggtAGCGAAAATCCGCAATTCCGAGCCACTTGTGCAAAAAGGTatcgttttcttccttctttgtATTTATGTGgcgattttattattgttgcaGTATGGTCCAAATTGTGACTGTGAactattatttaataattaggctaatagaaaaatatttacttttcccCACTTTTCGACCTAAAATAGATTATAACATATTTCTTGtagcaaaacaatttcaaatcaatGTTTTCTTACCTTTATGAAATCGTTGTAGCTTGGTTTGCACAAGAACTCTACAAGGAAAGATGTGCAGGAAATGACGCTGATGAATGTTACGGAATATTTTAGGCGTAACACTGCACTAATAGCACTTTTTCACGGCCACCTTCCGGTGTTTCGGCCAACAATCTGCACAATGCTAGAAACACATCTAGCCCCTCATACACACAAACCGAAATCTGCACAGGCACCTGATACGGATTACACTCTATATGGCCAATATTGAGCACACAGCACGACGCTTGCCTGCATTACACTGCACTAATTCTAACTCGTGAACACTTTCACACCTTCCTAATAACTTTCAGCCCTTTTCAGCTACTACTGTCCCGGGTGTGAATTTGCTGCTTAAACGACCATACTCCTTACAAAAGCTAGTTCGTGTCCGGTCATCACCATTATCTTTagattataattattatcattGCCTGCACGCGCGTTATGACGACGACACCTGAACATGTGCCTTCCTACTTGTCGTTGAATTTCCACGCCTGTCGGCACATCGGGCACTGCTGGTTTGCCTGCGAGTTGAGCCACTTTACGATGCAGTGCATGTGGAAGCAGTGGGAACAGGCACCCCACACGAGCGGACAATCGTCACCGGGCAGTGTACAGTCGGGACAGCAGCCCTCGAACGCCATACGACAGATGCCGCAGTTGTCATCGTTGGCCAACCATTTCCAGACAGCGACACCCATCCAACCTACAACGAACCGGGATAAAGAACGCAGAAAGGGAACGTTTCAGTTACATCGCACATTAAACAGTACACCAAGTTTCACGGAATATCAAACGGCAAACGGCAGCGTGACGCAAGGCCCCACTGCGGTACGGAAAATCGATAAACATAAACCtgacccccttttttcccccctgcAGCTGTGGCTTCTCTTCCCGGGACCGAATGACGGGAAAGCGAACTTCCACTCTCAGCACCAAAAATTCTCTTCTAGCTGCAGCGTACTTCACACTCTAGCGAGCGAATTTTCCAAATGACAGTTTTCCATTGCCCCCAGCgcacaacaacacaaacgcTTTCCCATCACATGCTGCCGGGATGCGCGTGACCCTTCCGGTTGATTTTCTTCACGCACGTCGTACCACAAAACGTAACAGACAgtgagcgaaagaaaaaatggatACAATGTAACTTACTTTTAACCGTGACTTTCATTCTAATGGTAACCACATTCGGTGCAGGAAGCGGTACGGAAAATGTCCGATTATCACACACTCCAAATACGGCACATTAAACAGGGAAAACGTTGGAAAATTCACGCACAAAATACAGCAGGAAGTAAATCTGCTTTATCgtccgtttgttttgtgttttgtttagctGTGCGTACCGTTTGACAGCTGGCACTCGATTCACGCACACATCTTCACGTGCCTTTGCCATCTAGCGGCAAATTCAACGAAGCTCATTTCTGCAACCACACCACAGTGGCTGCGTACGTGCATTCAGAAATTCGCAAATGACAGCTGTCATTCGCTCGCTGCACAAAAACATTCTCGACCAAAATACGCAGAAcacgcaaaagcaaaaaatatattacactACAAGGCGAACCCAGTGAAATTCCCAGTTTCTGTTTAACTTTTTGGTAGTTGTTTCATTCCATTGAAGCTATAGTTTTTACACTCTCGGTAGATCAAACCTTTGTACGATGGGAAACGCGGGAAGCAATTTACCCCGGGAGCGCCATAAATCCGGATCCAATGATCCAATTCCGGGCTCTCCGATGAAGGACGATCAGGCGTTCGTGTTCGATCGCAAGCCACACATCCACGGGTATCCGTTTGCGACCGAGGAGGAGGTAGAACCGTACGGTTATTCGAAATCCGTACCGGATCCGGAGTTTATGCGTGAACCGCGCAAACGGTCGAGCACCATGTCCGAGGGTACGACACCGTCCGATTTACCAGCTGGTGCGGATGGACAGCAGGAAGAGGAACCGCAGTCGACCACACTGCCGACCGTGTTCAAATGGGACGGTGGTGGCAAACAGGTGTTCATCAGCGGAACGTTCTCCCAGTGGAAGGTTCTGCCAATGGTGAAATCACACGCAGATTTTgtcaccatcatcaacatcccGGAGGGGGACCACCAGTATAAGTTTCTTGTCGACGGCGAATGGAAACATGATCCAAAGCTGGTAAGTGTGTGTAGACCATTACAGAGGTTAGTTTTACGAGTttactttcgtttcgtttgtagAAAAATGTCGAAAATGATTCGGGCTACACGAACAATCTTGTAACGGTGCGTCAGTCCGATTTTGAAGTATTCCAAGCGCTGGCTAAGGACAGCGAAGATACGGGCAAGGATGAATCGAAAGAGTGGGGTCAAGATATCCCGACTGCCAGACCCTGGGGTAAGGAATCGGGACCACCCATCTTGCCGCCCCATCTCCTGCAGGTCATTCTCAACAAGGACACTCCACTGTCGGTAAGCAAGCGAGCTAATCAATGTTAATGCAATCCTCACTGATAATTCCTTCTTTTGAAtcacacctacacacacacacaatccagTGCGAACCAACACTTCTTCCCGAACCGAACCACGTCATGCTGAATCACCTGTACGCCCTTTCGATCAAGGACGGTGTCATGGTGCTGAGTGCGACACATCGCTACCGGAAGAAATACGTTACCACACTGCTCTACAAACCGATCTAGAGATGTGGTGGTGAGGGTTTCATAATTTTCCCAACCTAGTGGGGAGTCCTGTGACAACGGGATGTATCCCCTCAGGCTGGGGAGACATATTAGATAGGGGACTACGGGATAATCCAAAACGGAAAACCAAAGCTAACAAGCTTACAACTGGATGATAgttgaatggaaaaaaaagaggacaaaCACACATCCGCACACGATTCGGATCGATTGGTTCCTGTTGGTTTGTGTCCTATTTTATAGGGGGGGCGGGAGAAGATATAAACTGTGAGCAGCGTTACATAAAATTAGACCACCAGGGTCACAAAAgctaaatgtattttattcccTCACAGTTTGTTGATTATATTGCATAGTTTGTAGTTACCTAGACAAAATGTCCGATACGAttcgaaaacagaaaacaaacgttaaaaaaagctaacatTATGTAGGAAGCGCGTGCctgaagaaaattatttgtaaaatggaaaaggtTAGGGAAAGAGAGGGGACGCAAATTACGCGACatgtttttaattgctttcagTTTCTAATGACGATTGCTTACGATGACGAATCTTCGTGTAAATATGCTGAATATGATGATATCGGTTAAACCAAGAATAAagtttttcacacacacacatacagacataCGTCACAAAAAACCTTTCTTCCctggttttgtttgtcatCGACGCTGAGTGGAACGGAAAATCAAAGAGCAGAAAACTACACAAAGTAAACCATCCCAACAAGGGGCCTCTATTCTAAATGGGTAGCATTATTACGATGGTAGGTAGTGAAGAAGTCGGTAAAGCATTCATCCActatttttttgctctcaaCTTTACGTTCATCTTCACTCGTGCCCGCATTCTTGTCCTGTTCCGATTCTTCGCATTCCGTCTCGAGCGACGATCGGAGCGGATCGCTCATCAGGAGCCGCATATCCAGCATACCAAGTGTGGTGCCTAAAACGATTCAAGGTAGGCATAAACTTAACTTCCCACAGATGATAATGGAACCCAGCCGGAACCCTTTACTTACAGTGAACGGGACGGAAATTAAAATCTTTCTCGTACATCTTTAACCATTTGTACACTACCCTGAGACGGTACCGAACCGTGTGACCACCGAGTCGTAGCAACTTTTTATGATATGCCGTTTGGAACAGATCGTACAGCAACAAGACCGCGTGCTGTGAAATTCGATGGATTCTTCTAACATCTAAAACGAAACATACAGAGCATACATTAATACTGTTTGTTTCCAAAATGAGCTCTAAAGGAAACGTACCTTCTTCTTCTCGTACTGCGCGTTGAATCCAGCACAGTAGTACACGATGCAACAGCGTAACGAATGCCGACACTGTCCGGATATGGCACAGTTCGCACCCAGTTGGATCGTTACGATCGTAAAACGATTTTATCCACCCAACCGGTTGCAGTAACACGTTGCGCAGTAAATGTATCGTATTTTCCGTGTTCTTCAGCAGCGGGTTTAGCTGCCAACCTTCGTACGGTACGTGGTGCCGAACGGAACTCTCCAACAATGCCGCGTACATCTGCAGCGTGCAGGTTTCCTGTGAAAAACTGATCGATTTTAACCGATACTGCTTTCGCGCCGGCACATGCACGACGGGTTGATGGCTGATGCAGAGACGATTGAGCAGCTGGTTCACACTGCCGTCCGTGATCTTGGACAAATGGCGCAGAAAGTCGGACAACTCTACCAGCGACGATGGTGCATCGGTTTGGCACAGTACGATCGAGCGAAACAGCTCGATCAGCTGCGCACCGTGGTCAGCGTAAAGTTTTATCCGCCTAGAGCGGAAGGTAATCCCGTTCAGCAGGGCAGCCGCACCCGTAATCATTCCGTGCAGCGCGATCAAGAAGCTCTGGAAAGAAGAGaggttttaattattatttcgaTTTTAATATTCGATCGCGTACCAACTTACAGCATCGCTGATTTGTTTAATATCATTCGCTAGTCGTGATACGAGACCGTTTTTTAGCAGTTTTTCCACTACCAGCTCGTTTGAAATTCTGCAATACAGCCCGACCAGTGCTAGAAACCTTCTTATAACGATCGCCTGTTCGCCAACGAATAGTTTCTCTTGCTGGAAAATGTTCACCGGTGAGGTGAGTTCCATTTTGCTCCTTGGACGCCCTTGTACGCTACGCTCACTGGAACGGTTCGTCCCACTAGCCTTCAGTTCGGCTTCCTTCTGCTGTCCCAACCGCTGACAGTACAGCACGATCTCGTTCAAACCTTTCTCCGTCGCGATCGCTACGGAGGGAAACATATCGCTGGTTAGCTGGATCGTGTCCGATCCTCCACCATTGATAGCAACGTTGCTTAGCAGCTGGGAAAGGCACGTCTGTAACAGTACGAGTTGATCGGCGATCGCAAACTCGTTACGTGTGATTCTGGAATATTTGCGAAGTTTACGTCCGTGCGCAGAACTGTCGGTTGGATTGATAAACAGCTGCGGAtcgaaatgaagcgtttcgtgCCGATCGACTGATTCCGCGAGAGATAGATTCGGCATCATACTGGACAGAATGAAGCTATCCTCGCTAACAACGGTAGATTCGGGCCGTTTGGACGTTGTCGCAGCTTCATCACCATCTCGCGTCTCACTGCCACGCACCGTAGCGTTTAAACGCTTCGTTTTCAGATTCATTATTTCCATCTCCTTAAACTCATTTTCCACCTTTTGCGCTGAGATAGTTTTCTCGAGATTTCTCATCTTTTCGATCCATTCCCTCTGGATCGTTTCCTTTTCGCGGATCTTCTCCAGCCGCAGCTGCTCGTTGGTGGTTTTCACCATCTTCAGCTCGTACCGTAACATCGACACCTCGCCATCCTTCACCTGTACCTTTTCGACCGCTTCGTTACAATCCTTCTGCAGGATGTCCAGCTTCTTTGCCAGCTGCTCTACGTGTTTGGTGAGAAACTTTACCTGTATGTCTTTTGCTTGCTCTTGCTTTTGAGTGCTCGATTCTTTCACATCTTGTTCGGGTTTTGGCACTACTGCTGGCACGGTGCTTTGCTGTGATGCGGGTGCCACAAATTTGGACGATTGTGTACTTGATGTTTTCGGCCTAAATATCATCCCTAGCCGCGTGCTGGAATGGGTTGCTTGCTTAATGGAAGTTGAAGGCTTTTCGTTCAAATTCACTTTCACTACCGGTGCGGGTGTTTTAAATTCCTCCTCAATCTTGAGCAGCTTGGGAACAGGCTCGTGTCTACCACCAACCAACGGGGACTGTTCCTGCTGACGAAACTCATCCAGAttgaaatcatcatcattgttgTTGAAGTAGTCGTTGATCGCGTTATCAAAGTTGCGGTAATTGTCATCCAACTTTTCCGAAAACAAATCATCCTCCCCGTCTGCAAACAACTCCGCCACCAGCTTATCCGGTACTTTAGAAGGCCTCTGGGTGCCTAGGTGCGCTGTCGTGACGATTTCCGCCGTTTGCTGCGTGCTGGATTTTACACTTCGGCTAAACCTTCCAAACGTAATGTCAGCCTCAAACGCTTCCGCTGCCTGTGATGCGAGCACGATAAtgtcatcgtcgtcatcgtcccAGAGATTTTCTACCGAGCTTTTAACCGCACCTTAAAGAACAGAATGTAAAGAACGTTATACAGCATCCGtcaagtaatgtttcaatTCACCACAAGCATACCATTCGGTGCATTATTTGGTTTGGAAGTGCTGGGTTGGTACTGCTGACTGGGAATGATTTCGATATCGAGTTTCGGCTTTTTGCAGGCCAACGGTTGCTTCAGCTGAAAGTGCCCGGAACGTTTCGACATTCCGGCCACGTGCACAGATAGTGGACGAATTGAACAAAAGAACAAAGTAACATCTAttacattattgttttttacaaTACACTTAAATATCAACAAAGTTGCGGTTTTAACCGAGGCACACTGCGATAACCAACCCCGCACgctgttggtgttttgttgatgtttatgAGCGGCTTTCTGTTGATCTGTCAATCTTATTTACGCTATttagatgaaatatttcaacgctGTGGAAACTGATCTAAAATTCTAATTTCGCCGAGGGGTGAGCAAATGTGCTTAGatcatttcttcaatttctttctGGTTTGCCAATAGCGTTGAAATCGAATAA
Proteins encoded in this window:
- the LOC125762205 gene encoding anaphase-promoting complex subunit 11, producing the protein MKVTVKSWMGVAVWKWLANDDNCGICRMAFEGCCPDCTLPGDDCPLVWGACSHCFHMHCIVKWLNSQANQQCPMCRQAWKFNDK
- the LOC125762194 gene encoding 5'-AMP-activated protein kinase subunit beta-2, which gives rise to MGNAGSNLPRERHKSGSNDPIPGSPMKDDQAFVFDRKPHIHGYPFATEEEVEPYGYSKSVPDPEFMREPRKRSSTMSEGTTPSDLPAGADGQQEEEPQSTTLPTVFKWDGGGKQVFISGTFSQWKVLPMVKSHADFVTIINIPEGDHQYKFLVDGEWKHDPKLKNVENDSGYTNNLVTVRQSDFEVFQALAKDSEDTGKDESKEWGQDIPTARPWGKESGPPILPPHLLQVILNKDTPLSCEPTLLPEPNHVMLNHLYALSIKDGVMVLSATHRYRKKYVTTLLYKPI
- the LOC125762151 gene encoding uncharacterized protein LOC125762151; its protein translation is MSKRSGHFQLKQPLACKKPKLDIEIIPSQQYQPSTSKPNNAPNGAVKSSVENLWDDDDDDIIVLASQAAEAFEADITFGRFSRSVKSSTQQTAEIVTTAHLGTQRPSKVPDKLVAELFADGEDDLFSEKLDDNYRNFDNAINDYFNNNDDDFNLDEFRQQEQSPLVGGRHEPVPKLLKIEEEFKTPAPVVKVNLNEKPSTSIKQATHSSTRLGMIFRPKTSSTQSSKFVAPASQQSTVPAVVPKPEQDVKESSTQKQEQAKDIQVKFLTKHVEQLAKKLDILQKDCNEAVEKVQVKDGEVSMLRYELKMVKTTNEQLRLEKIREKETIQREWIEKMRNLEKTISAQKVENEFKEMEIMNLKTKRLNATVRGSETRDGDEAATTSKRPESTVVSEDSFILSSMMPNLSLAESVDRHETLHFDPQLFINPTDSSAHGRKLRKYSRITRNEFAIADQLVLLQTCLSQLLSNVAINGGGSDTIQLTSDMFPSVAIATEKGLNEIVLYCQRLGQQKEAELKASGTNRSSERSVQGRPRSKMELTSPVNIFQQEKLFVGEQAIVIRRFLALVGLYCRISNELVVEKLLKNGLVSRLANDIKQISDASFLIALHGMITGAAALLNGITFRSRRIKLYADHGAQLIELFRSIVLCQTDAPSSLVELSDFLRHLSKITDGSVNQLLNRLCISHQPVVHVPARKQYRLKSISFSQETCTLQMYAALLESSVRHHVPYEGWQLNPLLKNTENTIHLLRNVLLQPVGWIKSFYDRNDPTGCELCHIRTVSAFVTLLHRVLLCWIQRAVREEEDVRRIHRISQHAVLLLYDLFQTAYHKKLLRLGGHTVRYRLRVVYKWLKMYEKDFNFRPVHCTTLGMLDMRLLMSDPLRSSLETECEESEQDKNAGTSEDERKVESKKIVDECFTDFFTTYHRNNATHLE